From Daucus carota subsp. sativus chromosome 6, DH1 v3.0, whole genome shotgun sequence, the proteins below share one genomic window:
- the LOC108225614 gene encoding monothiol glutaredoxin-S2-like, whose protein sequence is MGIRGYHPDHFARVTKMVSQRPVVIFSKTSCCISNTMKSLLQYFGVSPVVYELNEIPRGHKIEAALASLGHNTTWWVPAVFIDGEPVGGANEVMSLHLQQNLRPMLNRGGAM, encoded by the exons ATGGGTATCCGGGGGTATCACCCCGATCACTTTGCA AGAGTTACAAAAATGGTGTCCCAAAGGCCAGTGGTAATATTCAGTAAAACCAGTTGCTGCATAAGCAATACAATGAAGTCTCTCTTGCAGTATTTCGGAGTGAGTCCAGTTGTTTACGAGCTAAATGAGATCCCTAGAGGCCACAAAATCGAGGCCGCATTAGCCAGTCTTGGGCACAACACAACCTGGTGGGTGCCCGCCGTGTTCATAGATGGTGAACCTGTAGGAGGAGCCAATGAGGTGATGAGCCTTCACCTCCAGCAGAACTTAAGGCCTATGCTTAACCGAGGCGGAGCTATGTAG